The following proteins are co-located in the Desulfoscipio sp. XC116 genome:
- a CDS encoding phosphodiester glycosidase family protein: MRIINIFFISLLVPFLGLLGGLHLALHHNADALGVPVEKLQPVMKDLNEYTLSLEENIGFIKQSAEEQRLQHLENQRILKELTQKTGAQKKLSDKIYEQRIIKRLGPPIAEHSSERVEIKIFELRELGYRGYIAKMKLYDPSVFKVMLGHDKLGKSETTSTAVKRTGAILGINAGGFFRMLQDGKEYTLPIGSTMIDGKFIDGFKPSHDDLFFTGIDGDGELLGGVFFEKDKLMQLEPLSGVSFVPALIKNRQPLSIPRKWQNQRQPRTIIGEYGNDDLVMIVVDGRQSDWSSGVTLEHLQIKLLELGVIEAYNLDGGGSSAFVFNNRVLNRPSDGKERPVATNIVIMP, translated from the coding sequence ATGCGGATTATTAATATCTTTTTTATCAGTCTGCTGGTTCCCTTCCTGGGCTTATTAGGCGGCTTGCACCTGGCACTGCATCATAATGCCGATGCGCTTGGCGTACCTGTTGAAAAATTACAGCCGGTTATGAAAGATTTAAACGAGTATACCCTTTCCCTGGAGGAAAACATCGGTTTCATTAAACAAAGCGCCGAGGAGCAAAGACTGCAGCATCTGGAGAACCAACGCATTCTAAAGGAATTGACTCAGAAAACAGGGGCGCAAAAAAAGCTGTCCGACAAAATATACGAACAGCGCATCATAAAGAGACTGGGGCCACCGATTGCTGAACACAGTTCAGAGCGGGTGGAGATTAAGATTTTCGAATTACGTGAACTGGGATACCGCGGCTACATCGCTAAAATGAAGCTATATGATCCAAGCGTTTTTAAAGTGATGCTGGGACATGACAAGCTGGGTAAAAGCGAAACCACCAGTACGGCTGTTAAGCGCACCGGCGCAATACTGGGCATCAACGCCGGAGGTTTTTTCCGCATGCTGCAGGACGGCAAGGAATATACCCTGCCCATCGGCAGCACTATGATTGACGGCAAGTTTATTGACGGCTTTAAGCCATCTCACGACGACCTTTTTTTTACCGGTATCGACGGTGACGGTGAGCTACTGGGCGGTGTATTTTTCGAAAAGGACAAGCTGATGCAGCTTGAGCCTTTATCCGGGGTCAGTTTTGTACCGGCGCTGATCAAGAACCGCCAACCGCTGTCTATCCCCCGCAAATGGCAAAACCAAAGACAACCCCGCACCATTATCGGCGAATATGGCAATGACGACCTGGTTATGATCGTGGTAGACGGCCGCCAATCCGACTGGAGCAGCGGAGTAACCCTGGAACATCTGCAGATTAAGCTGCTTGAACTGGGAGTAATTGAGGCCTATAACTTAGATGGCGGTGGCTCCAGCGCCTTTGTTTTTAACAACCGGGTACTCAATCGTCCTTCGGACGGCAAAGAACGCCCGGTAGCCACCAATATAGTAATTATGCCGTAA